The DNA segment CGATGCCGAGCACGATCATGCCCAGAAGCATACGTGATCTTCCCGCGTGGCACAGCAAAAATCCCAGCACTGGTGGGAGCGCCTCCAAAAACAGCGTCACAGTCGATATTCGGAGCGGGACACCCGCATCGGCCATGCGGACAACGAAGGGGGCCAGAGCGGGACACTTCGGCCTGCCAGCGCGCGGTGGGCACGTCCACGCCGCTCTCAGCGAGACGCATCCACCCGCACCTGAGGACGCCGCACGGCATGAAAAAAGGGCCCGGCGGGCCCTGGTCGAAGGTGAACTGGTGGAACTCCTCAGTGACTGGCGCAGCCGCCGCTGCCCTCACCGTCCGGGGCCTGCGAGGAGTCAGTCCGGAAGGAATGGCCGCAGCCGCACGAAGACGTGGCGTTGGGGTTGTGGACGGTGAAACCGCCGCCCATCATGTTCTCGACGAAGTCCACCTCGCTGCCGCGCAGCAGGGGCAGGCTCATGTGGTCGACCAGCAGTTTCACGCCACGGTCGTACACGATGGTGTCGCCGTCGAGTTCGCGGTCGTCGATGGCCATGCCGTACTGGTAGCCGCTACAGCCGCCGCTCTTAATGAACACGCGCACACCGGCATTTTCCTTGCCGCTGCTCGCCAGGATGCTGTTCGCCTTCTGGGCGCCGAATTCGCTGATCGTGATGT comes from the Deinococcus metalli genome and includes:
- a CDS encoding HesB/IscA family protein, encoding MTATSLPDTSGATPAPDITISEFGAQKANSILASSGKENAGVRVFIKSGGCSGYQYGMAIDDRELDGDTIVYDRGVKLLVDHMSLPLLRGSEVDFVENMMGGGFTVHNPNATSSCGCGHSFRTDSSQAPDGEGSGGCASH